The following coding sequences are from one Triticum aestivum cultivar Chinese Spring chromosome 5A, IWGSC CS RefSeq v2.1, whole genome shotgun sequence window:
- the LOC123106265 gene encoding AAA-ATPase ASD, mitochondrial, producing the protein MVAMMVERWAGFGSAAATVIFLWPVVQKYVPPTFRLYLTAWAAKLAACFNPYLQITISEYGAERFQRSDFFLAVEAYLSDACARRARKLKAELVKDSKNLRVTVDDHEEVTDDFSGTTIWWYASKRQSKANVISIYPGEDERRFYQVVFHRRHRDLVVDSYLPFVLGEGRAVTVKNRQRRLFTNNASCNWNPYRSKSVWSHVAFEHPATFDTLAMHPDEKEAIVDDLMAFQESKDYYAKVGKAWKRGYLLYGPPGTGKSTMIAAMANFLDYDVYDLELTAVKNNTELRKLFIETTGKSIIVIEDIDCSIDLTGKRRKDKKASSDKDSDDDDKPKLPMDPEKDNATKVTLSGLLNFIDGLWSACGGERIIIFTTNHKEKLDPALIRRGRMDKHIEMSYCRFEGFKVLAKNYLDVIKHELFGEIQQLLEETNMSPADVAENLMPMSKKKKRDPDLCLSGLVKALKQAKEDAAAAAAKAKEEEEAKEAEAKKVKEKEEAEVKKVNEENKGKDKAPEEANGDIKEGDK; encoded by the coding sequence ATGGTGGcgatgatggtggagaggtgggCAGGGTTCGGGTCAGCGGCGGCGACCGTCATCTTCCTCTGGCCCGTGGTGCAGAAATACGTGCCCCCCACCTTCCGCCTCTATCTCACCGCCTGGGCCGCCAAGCTCGCCGCCTGCTTCAACCCCTATCTGCAGATCACCATCTCCGAGTACGGCGCGGAGCGCTTCCAGCGCAGCGACTTCTTCCTCGCCGTCGAGGCCTACCTCAGCGACGCCTGCGCCCGCCGCGCACGCAAGCTCAAGGCTGAACTCGTCAAGGACAGCAAGAACCTCCGGGTCACCGTCGACGACCACGAGGAGGTTACTGACGACTTCTCCGGGACAACCATCTGGTGGTACGCCTCCAAGCGGCAGTCCAAGGCCAACGTCATCAGCATCTACCCCGGCGAGGACGAGCGGCGCTTCTACCAGGTCGTCTTCCACAGGCGGCACcgcgacctcgtcgtcgactcctACCTGCCCTTCGTGCTTGGTGAGGGCCGTGCCGTCACCGTCAAGAACCGCCAGCGCCGTCTCTTCACCAACAACGCCAGCTGCAACTGGAACCCCTACCGCAGCAAGAGCGTCTGGAGCCACGTCGCCTTCGAGCACCCCGCCACCTTCGACACGCTCGCCATGCACCCCGATGAGAAGGAGGCCATCGTTGACGACCTCATGGCGTTCCAGGAGAGCAAGGACTACTATGCAAAGGTCGGCAAGGCATGGAAGCGCGGGTACCTCCTTTATGGACCGCCTGGCACCGGCAAGTCCACCATGATCGCTGCCATGGCCAACTTCCTTGACTACGACGTCTACGATCTCGAGCTCACTGCCGTCAAGAACAACACCGAGCTGCGGAAGCTCTTCATTGAGACCACGGGCAAGTCCATCATAGTCATAGAGGACATCGACTGCTCAATAGACCTCACTGGAAAACGTCGCAAGGACAAGAAGGCCTCTAGTGATAAGGACTCTGACGATGATGACAAACCCAAGCTACCGATGGATCCAGAGAAGGACAATGCCACTAAGGTGACGCTCTCGGGCCTCCTCAACTTCATTGATGGACTTTGGTCTGCTTGCGGGGGTGAGcggatcatcatcttcaccactaACCACAAGGAGAAGCTCGATCCGGCGCTGATCCGTCGAGGAAGAATGGACAAGCACATCGAGATGTCATACTGCCGATTCGAGGGCTTCAAGGTCCTCGCCAAGAACTACTTAGATGTCATCAAGCATGAGTTGTTTGGAGAAATTCAGCAGCTGCTCGAGGAGACCAACATGTCGCCCGCCGACGTTGCAGAGAACCTGATGCCAATgtcgaagaagaaaaagagggaCCCTGATTTGTGTTTGTCGGGCCTCGTCAAGGCACTCAAGCAGGCCAAGGAAGATGCGGCAGCAGCAGCTGccaaggcgaaggaggaagaagaggccaaGGAGGCTGAAGCAAAGAAAGTTAAGGAGAAAGAGGAGGCAGAGGTGAAGAAAGTCAATGAGGAAAACAAAGGGAAGGACAAAGCACCGGAGGAAGCCAATGGAGACATCAAGGAAGGTGACAAGTGA